The sequence CTGCACTTAACCTTGACCTCAGGCTTAGTTTAGTGACCGGTCTAGTAGCGGCGGGAGGGTATCTCTTTGTAACCGTCTGGGCCATACAGACCTTTGATAAAAACGGTGAAGTATTGTATTTCCCCCCTATTCTTTACATGGCACGCAGTCTTTTTATGTTCATGGCCGCATTGGGGGCCGTTTTTCTGACCAGGGAAATCAAGAATACGGTCCAAGAACTCGTGGTCACCACCACCAAAAAAGAGGAAATCCAATCACTTTTTGGGCAGCAAGTCTCCAAAGAAGTAGTAGAGGCCTTAATGGCCAACAACAACACTTCTGAGAAAAGGGAAGTGTCCGTTTTGTTTATGGACATTAGAAAGTTCAGTGTGTTTGCAGAACAGAACAAACCTGCTGATGTGATCCGCTACCAAAATGATATATTTAGTCCGCTGATCGGAATTATAAATAAGCACAAAGGAGTTACAAACCAAATATTGGGAGATGGATTAATGGCCACTTTTGGGGCACCCGTAGAGAATAAGAACCATGCCAATAGAGCACTAAGGGCAGGGCTTGAGATTCTTGAGGAAGTGGAAAGGTTGTCTTCTTCTGGAGCAATCCCTGAAACCCGGATCGGCATTGGGCTTCATACCGGAAAAGTAGTCATGGGAAATATTGGCAACGATATGCGAAAACAATTTTCCATAAGCGGTACCGCCGTAATCATTGCGGCAAGACTCGAAGAATTGAACAAAAAATATGGCTCCCAGTTTCTGGTTTCCCAAGAGTTTTATAATGAATTGAATATGGACAAGTACGCTTTTGAGATGATCGACCAACTAAAGTTGAGGAACATCGATCATGAGGTCAAGGTTTATAAAGTCAGCTAAAATGCTCCCCGTTTGGAGAGCACTATAAACGGCCAGCATAAACTTGGCACAAATGCTTCCGGTCTGAAAAAAAACATCAAATTCAAATTTAACTCAAAATTTTAGGGTCGCTCCAAATTGAATCCTACTTCCGTTGGCATCGCACCATCAATATTTTCTCTTCTACCGTACAAATACTCCACTCCGTACAACATCCATGATAGTGGTTCGTAGAACAAATTCACGGAAGCATAATCGCCTGACTTGAAATCGTCCTGGGCAAAGAGGTCATTATCATCCAAACGGGTGGTCCCCACAACAATGGAGGAATTCCAGTGATCGCTCCAGTGGTGTTGATAGGCCAAAAACCCACCATAGATGTCCAAGGTCTCCAAACTGTTGGAATCCTCATCCAAAATACCATCGTATCCCAATCCCCTGACTCCTTCAATATATCGCGCTATACCACTGCCTCCTAAAATCTGGAATTTGATGTTGTCTTTGCCGAAGGTGTTTATCTTGCCCGTGAAGAGACCTCCCCATCCCAGTTTTGAGTCTATATCGCCGTTAGCGGGCGAATACCTTAACTGACGGAGCAGAGCCGCAAACTTCACAAAGTCCTTTTTGTTGTTCCAGCGCAATTTGTAAGAACTTAATATATCAGGAATATTCTGATTTTCCACAACCGCATCGCCGGTAAGGGTAATCTGTTCCGTTGGGTTTTCCACGGCAATGGAAAAGGTATCATCGCCCACAGAAAGATCATACCTGATAAGTGGTGCCCTATTTAAGGTGGAACTGTTTGCGCCCTCAAAGTCAATAATGTGGGGACGCGCCGCAATATCATAGAACGTGCTCCATGTCTGTCCTATGGTAAGTCCCTTCCATTGAAGGTATGCGTGCCTAAGGCGCGCCAAACCCAAAATCTGGTCACTTGTATCATGGAAGTCTATCTCCACTACCGCACGCACGGGACCCACTTCGGTATCTTTATTGAATTCCACTCCCAGTCTAGATTGTTTTACACTCATAAAGTATTCAGAATTGCGGGGGCTTTCCTTGGGCACCGAAATTGCGGAAGGCCTAAAAAGGTCGCTTCTCCCCAAATCCTGAAAATCATATGTGGCATTGAACCTTACAAAGCCATAGAACCTAAGCAAAGGTTCGGTATCTTCTTTGGAGTTTTGTTGGGCATTGAATTGAATACAGAAAAAAAGTGCGAATAGTAATGATAAGGGAGTTTTCATTAAGCTACATATTAAAAGGCACTTGTCCATGTTCAGCAAATGCCCCTTGGTTTGATTTTATTGTTCCAATACCTTTCGTCCGTATAGTGCCTGCACGTGCCTTGCATTGTTGCCCTCCAGTTTATTGAAGCGTTGGATCTGATCAGGGGAGGCCTCAAAAATATGCTTTGCCAACAACCATGTTACCGTTTCGGTGTAGGGTGGGGTGGTCAGTGAACCTTGATAGTTGTAGTATTCCAATGCTCCTGCCTGTGTTAAAAGGTTATTCACATTTACTGCCTTGCCATCTGGTGCGCTCTCCTCTCCTTCGGTATCAGGTATGGCGGCCATAAATTCATTTAAGAACGGATTTTCGGCACCTTCCCTAAAAAGGAGGCCTATCACAAGATATACGGGCGTATCGCCATCTTTTTGCCCTTGAAGTGTATGGACCATATGCATTTCCATTGGAAAGGTCATTCCATCGATCAAGTGTTCAGATGGTGTATGAAAGTGGAACTGCTTAAAATCAAAAATCTTATCGTCAAATGAAATAGTGTTTCCAGGATCATAATTTACCTGAACCGTATGCCCAAGGTTTTTTACCACCTCCTTGGAAGACTCATAGTTCAGTGCCACTTTGTGCGTGGATACATCGTTCACATTATTGGTGATGATGTTGACAGGGGATTGGGCGAATCCATGTTCAAGACCGTCCAAAGCGTATCCTTGTTGCTTTTCCACTACTGCATCGGGCGCGGTGGCCTCAACTGTGTTTCCGGTATCTTCTTCCTTTTCTGTCTTTGTTTTCTCCTTACAACCTGTAGTGTTCAGCAAAGCAAATGTGAAAAGGCCAAGTATAATTGATTTTTTTAAGATTTTCATTTTCTTTTAGTTTTTAGTGTTTAACAACATATATGTCCCCCAATTAGATCAGTTAAATTTTCACAGAATGCCCATCTGAATTTTTTTGGACACAATGGAAAACAGCCGTTCAATGCCTTCACGGAAAAAGTTCAAACCATTTGAACAAGCAGTAACTGTTCTGTAATTTTAAAATGCCAAGCTCAGAAGAATATTGAGCCGTCCTCCATCATCTGAATCGAAATAACCAACATTGGCCGTTGTAAACCCGGCAAGGTTGAAGTACAGTCCCGCACCTGGGGTATTGTGCCACTTGCCAGAGTTATCATCTTCTACCCAGACCCTACCATAATCAAAGGCACCGTATGCCCCAAATGAAATTGGAAATATGGAGTTCTTTATCCTGCCCAACGATAATCGTAGATCGGAGTTCTGGTAATATGATTTTTTACCGCTAAAACGTTCATGTCTAAATCCTCTTAAGCCCCCTCCCCGGCCATTTCCATCGCCCAAGGTTGCCGCCTGATAAAATTCAAATTCATCACTTAAGTTGAACTGTGCCTTGAACTTGGTCGCATAGACCAATATGCCCCTATTGTCAAGTTTTGTAGTGAACCTTAGTTCCGGAATGATGTATCCAAAACTTCTGTCTTCTTCAAAGTTGGCCTTGTACCCAGCGGTCAGGTTAAAGCCGATTCCTCCCTTGGGCAATTTGGCATTGTCAAAGTTTTCATATCCATAAGAAAACTCGGCACCATAGAAATTCTGGGCTTGAAAAACATTGGGGTTCACATTGGCCGTTTCTATAAATCTACCAGGTGTACGCTGGGCCTCTATATTCTCATAGCTCACGGAAAGTTTTACCTTGCTTCCCTGATAGCCCCTGAAGATGAGTGAAGGTGAAAAGCGTAAGGTTTGCAGACGCACCCGATTGAAGTCAAAACCCATGTCATCGTCCATATTTGTGGTCTCATTCCCAAAACCAAAGAAATTGATGGTGTAATTGGGGCTGGAATAGCCCAAATCGATACCAAGGTTCACCTTATTGAACAGGTTTGCGAACTCTCCCTGGTACGAGGCAACAACACCAGAGGTTTCAGTGATGTAGGCCACACTTAAATTATGGTTGGCCGTAAACGGATTGCGGCGCAATGAATTTTTGGTGTAGTTGTAAACTGCACCTATCAACAATCCCAAATCGGGGTTGGATGTTATGATTGGCAATGCAGTGGGCAAATCCCTCCTATTTTTCATATAATGATAGGTATTCAGATCATAATCATCTGTAAGCACCTTATTTGCAGAAGTTTCAAAGGTATTTGGCTGGGATCGCTGATCGAATATCCTTACCTTATTCTTAGTGTTGATGCGGTAAGTATCATTATTTCTACCTCCAATTATTTTTACCTTGATCATGTGATTTCCATCCCCGTTCACTTCAAAAGTATCTTCACCATCCAAACCATATATCCAAAGCTCCTTGGTCTCTGAACGATCATAATCCACATTCCAGTACTTATCCCCATTTTTTCCTTTTGAGATACTGACATTGGTAATACCACCAGGCTTTCGGGTGATTACAAAATGATCCTTTTTATCACTACCTGTGATAAGTACAGTAGAACGAATGTATTCATAAAGTTCAACAGCCAGTTTGTCCAGGTTTTCAACCCTTCCCCTCAAAGCCTTTTTTGTCCGTTCCACTTTGGACTGGTCAATTTCCTTTGGAAATTTGGAAAAGGCTTTCTCAATGGCTTCATCCGTCAGATTTTCTTTGATATACTTGGCCTCTTTAAGCCAATCTTCACGATTATGGTCTACAAGCACGGCTAAGTCAATATCATCACCGGCATCGTTGAACCATCTTACGGAGTTATATGTTTCATCATAGTGCTGCATAAAACGCAGCATAGGGTTCAGTATCCTCACCAAGCCCAATATTGCTCCGTCAAAGTCCGAATATACTTGATCCCTGTCCCTTGGTATGGGCTGATAGATTTCTTCACCTGAACTATTCTTTTTGACTCCCCATCGCCATTGATCGGCATGTCTGTCCCAATCACCTAGAACATTATCGAACAAGCGGCTTCTTATATACCTTGATTTATTGACCGCACCATGCTCTTTTTTCCTTAATTCATCCAGCATGTCCGCGGTACTGATTATTTGCTTTGCATTACCAAAACTGGCCACATCCTCATGGCCATCGGCAACACGCTCTTCAATAAGGTACGACTTGTCACCATAGTCATCATTGTAAATGCCCAATGCTTTTTGTTTGGGGATGTAATACAGCTTTGTGTTGGCATGGTAGACATTGATCGCATCTGCCAAGTCTCCTACTGTAAGCGCACCATACGGATTTTCGGTGGTCCAATAGTCTTGCAATAGCTTAACCATGAAGGTATTCTCTACGTCCGGGCCCAAATATTGCGTCTTGAAAATGAAATACTGTATAAAGCGCAAAGCACTTTTTCTGGTAGAACGCATTACATATTGACTGCCGTTTTTGTCTTCAAGCCTAAGGGAATTGGTTTGGTGCCCTCCACCTTTTCTAACAACGGAAAGCCCTCCATAAAGCGTGTCCAAAAGTGCCGTTTCCATTTTTATGGGAGTTGTATAATCATCCCTAAAATGTTCACCCCAGAGCATCCTATAGAAACCGGACCGTTTTAACTCTTCTGGTTGAAATATAGATCTTGAGACCGTTTGCGGTGTATTTTTTTCATTAAAATCTGGAACTGTTTTGACCTCGTGCGGACCAACAATTTCTGCACTGAACAAGGGTACTGTAAAGTTATCGGATACTCCGTAGAACGCCATCCACATGGAACCATCTGTGTATTCCACAATCTTGGAAAAACCATTTTCATTAAAACTGCACACACTTTTTCTACCATTCTTTGCATTCTTGATCGTACCTGCAGCACCACTTATGATTATGGGTACATTCTTATCGAGAATAAACTGCATGTTCTGTTCATGGCCCGATACAAAAACCAAATTTTTATTTTGCTGCGCAATGGTCAACAGACGGTCACTGAACTCTTTATAATATTTATTGTTGATATTTTGGGAATTGAGGCCCAGTGATAACGCGGCACCGTACTTTCCGTAGCTGTTCAACGGATGGTAAACGGCAACCAGCACGGTTTTCCCCTGACTTTTGACAACTTCATGTTCAATTTCAACATAAAAATCAACCTTGGTCTTTATATCACAACCATCGTTGATATTGGGAACTGTGTCCCAATTGGACAATGCCCATTGCGAGTCTATGACCAACAAATCAATATCTTCATTAATCTTGATTTTCTTTAGGGGGCATCCATTCTTGGGCTGAAAGACGTTTTTGTCATCGAAAATATCCCTTAAATATTTTTCTTGGCTTTTCAATGCATCAAGACCATTGCTCCAATCTCTATGTCCGGGAATAAAAACAACACGATCGGAAAAGGGTTTGAGTAGGTCCAAATATCCAATCTTGTTGGCTCCGCCTTTTTCTAAAAATAGTTTAGAGTTTGCATTGTTGCCAAGCAATAGCAGTGTTGAGTTTGCATCTTTGCCCATTTCTTTTGCTATGGCAGAGAGCACCTTACTTTCTTTATGGCTTTGCGCCGTGACCAGATTACCGGTCGCATAAAAAACATGGGATTTTTCCTTATCTGGTAGTTTTCCCGTGTTCTGTGCATAGCCATATGAGACTAAAAGTAGCAGGAATAAAAAAATGGTTGCTTTGGTCCTCATAGTCTCTTTCATTTGGTTAAGACTCGCCTTTTGAATTTTTATCGATTTTGCCATTTTCAAGGTGTTATCTAGAACTTAGAGCACAATCAAATTGCATTTGTTCAATGTTCTTTACATTTAAGTGGTGATTTGATTACTCCAATTCTTTCTTCGACACCCTGCTGTTGGCAGGGCAACTGGAGAAAAAATGTCTGCCCCTTAGGCAAGTTAGGTTTAATCTTGCCAACGAAACTAACACTTAATTTATAGTCTTTATGTCGTTAAAACGACAATAAAGAAAACCTCTCCTTTGTCCAGTAAAGAAATCTTTTAAACAAAATTGTTCTTAGTTCACCCTTGAATATTGGCCTACCTCATTCGTCCATTTAAGCCGTTTTGAGTTTTAAAATTCGGCTGAAATAGTCTAGTTAAATTGTAAGCAAACTATGATCAGGGCTTATTTTAAAGAAAAAGTGAAACCTTCTAAATTCCTTAAAAATCCTTCTATAAGACAATGATCTATCTATATCCAATATGTTCAGGAATCTTATCTGGTGCGGAACTCACTCTTGCCAAAAGGGTTACATACCATGCACAATAACTTTGCGAACAAGGATAAGGTTCACCATAGACTACTTTTCTCTGATTGTCATGACAGTATTTCTTAAAACAACTTACTCATCATTTATAAAGTAGTTCATAGGTTTTGGGTCAATGCGCATATAATCACTACCCCAGAAAGTTGCTTGCAATAGTATATAATTCATAGCTGCTTAGCGGAAGCTGTTTTACACTCGTCATTTTATCAAGGTTATTTTGTTTACTTTTTTCCAAGAAAATTACCTCTAGAAAATTCTCTTTATCCCTGGCGACAGTAATTAATTTTCAAAAAAGAGCGTTATCTTTTTATGAACAGTTACCTATCTAAAAGCTTTTGCGTAGGCCAAAGGGGTGTGCCCCGTTATTTTTTTGAACTTTCGGTTAAAGTTGGAAAGGTTTTTAAATCCAGCTTCTTCAGCGATGGTTTTTACATTGTAGATATCTTTTTTCAAAAGGCTGCATGCATAACCAACACGCATTTCGGTAATAATTTGCACAAAAGTCTTCAAGGTCCTTTTTTTTAAAAATCGACAAAATGCGGTCTCGCTCATATTT is a genomic window of Flagellimonas sp. CMM7 containing:
- a CDS encoding adenylate/guanylate cyclase domain-containing protein; translation: MKTDAIDLLRQRLDAAIAQSEFKRIKLFIIALFLGLAIISFDFFLVSGTTSFFNDKNTKFYIVLWFLAFLAYEVMGYFIAKSYLKKKIVVPDILKIGNVAFEAAMPGLLLFFLCYVEKSDIFLDSPLMLFYFILIGVSALNLDLRLSLVTGLVAAGGYLFVTVWAIQTFDKNGEVLYFPPILYMARSLFMFMAALGAVFLTREIKNTVQELVVTTTKKEEIQSLFGQQVSKEVVEALMANNNTSEKREVSVLFMDIRKFSVFAEQNKPADVIRYQNDIFSPLIGIINKHKGVTNQILGDGLMATFGAPVENKNHANRALRAGLEILEEVERLSSSGAIPETRIGIGLHTGKVVMGNIGNDMRKQFSISGTAVIIAARLEELNKKYGSQFLVSQEFYNELNMDKYAFEMIDQLKLRNIDHEVKVYKVS
- a CDS encoding DcaP family trimeric outer membrane transporter, giving the protein MKTPLSLLFALFFCIQFNAQQNSKEDTEPLLRFYGFVRFNATYDFQDLGRSDLFRPSAISVPKESPRNSEYFMSVKQSRLGVEFNKDTEVGPVRAVVEIDFHDTSDQILGLARLRHAYLQWKGLTIGQTWSTFYDIAARPHIIDFEGANSSTLNRAPLIRYDLSVGDDTFSIAVENPTEQITLTGDAVVENQNIPDILSSYKLRWNNKKDFVKFAALLRQLRYSPANGDIDSKLGWGGLFTGKINTFGKDNIKFQILGGSGIARYIEGVRGLGYDGILDEDSNSLETLDIYGGFLAYQHHWSDHWNSSIVVGTTRLDDNDLFAQDDFKSGDYASVNLFYEPLSWMLYGVEYLYGRRENIDGAMPTEVGFNLERP
- a CDS encoding carbonic anhydrase, which translates into the protein MKILKKSIILGLFTFALLNTTGCKEKTKTEKEEDTGNTVEATAPDAVVEKQQGYALDGLEHGFAQSPVNIITNNVNDVSTHKVALNYESSKEVVKNLGHTVQVNYDPGNTISFDDKIFDFKQFHFHTPSEHLIDGMTFPMEMHMVHTLQGQKDGDTPVYLVIGLLFREGAENPFLNEFMAAIPDTEGEESAPDGKAVNVNNLLTQAGALEYYNYQGSLTTPPYTETVTWLLAKHIFEASPDQIQRFNKLEGNNARHVQALYGRKVLEQ
- a CDS encoding phosphoesterase — its product is MRTKATIFLFLLLLVSYGYAQNTGKLPDKEKSHVFYATGNLVTAQSHKESKVLSAIAKEMGKDANSTLLLLGNNANSKLFLEKGGANKIGYLDLLKPFSDRVVFIPGHRDWSNGLDALKSQEKYLRDIFDDKNVFQPKNGCPLKKIKINEDIDLLVIDSQWALSNWDTVPNINDGCDIKTKVDFYVEIEHEVVKSQGKTVLVAVYHPLNSYGKYGAALSLGLNSQNINNKYYKEFSDRLLTIAQQNKNLVFVSGHEQNMQFILDKNVPIIISGAAGTIKNAKNGRKSVCSFNENGFSKIVEYTDGSMWMAFYGVSDNFTVPLFSAEIVGPHEVKTVPDFNEKNTPQTVSRSIFQPEELKRSGFYRMLWGEHFRDDYTTPIKMETALLDTLYGGLSVVRKGGGHQTNSLRLEDKNGSQYVMRSTRKSALRFIQYFIFKTQYLGPDVENTFMVKLLQDYWTTENPYGALTVGDLADAINVYHANTKLYYIPKQKALGIYNDDYGDKSYLIEERVADGHEDVASFGNAKQIISTADMLDELRKKEHGAVNKSRYIRSRLFDNVLGDWDRHADQWRWGVKKNSSGEEIYQPIPRDRDQVYSDFDGAILGLVRILNPMLRFMQHYDETYNSVRWFNDAGDDIDLAVLVDHNREDWLKEAKYIKENLTDEAIEKAFSKFPKEIDQSKVERTKKALRGRVENLDKLAVELYEYIRSTVLITGSDKKDHFVITRKPGGITNVSISKGKNGDKYWNVDYDRSETKELWIYGLDGEDTFEVNGDGNHMIKVKIIGGRNNDTYRINTKNKVRIFDQRSQPNTFETSANKVLTDDYDLNTYHYMKNRRDLPTALPIITSNPDLGLLIGAVYNYTKNSLRRNPFTANHNLSVAYITETSGVVASYQGEFANLFNKVNLGIDLGYSSPNYTINFFGFGNETTNMDDDMGFDFNRVRLQTLRFSPSLIFRGYQGSKVKLSVSYENIEAQRTPGRFIETANVNPNVFQAQNFYGAEFSYGYENFDNAKLPKGGIGFNLTAGYKANFEEDRSFGYIIPELRFTTKLDNRGILVYATKFKAQFNLSDEFEFYQAATLGDGNGRGGGLRGFRHERFSGKKSYYQNSDLRLSLGRIKNSIFPISFGAYGAFDYGRVWVEDDNSGKWHNTPGAGLYFNLAGFTTANVGYFDSDDGGRLNILLSLAF